The Ciceribacter thiooxidans genome window below encodes:
- a CDS encoding DUF7146 domain-containing protein: MLSASQLADRLAKNVEAVCRHYLSAGRRLGNYWLVGDVANNSGRSLYVHLAGPRAGHWTDCATGQHGDLLDLVRETCDLASFRDVADEARRFLSLPHPPLVDADRLPSRGSNVNDHVSAAASAVDRARRLFRMTQPLAGTVADAYLRGRAIRHGALHPALRFHPCCYYRDLATGVTSSYPAVIAAVTDEVGAITGVHRTYLDSAARKPRSIGKARVDTPRRALGRLLGNAVRFHFPQHGSVPVMVAGEGIESILSLSEVMPAMPMVAALSANHLAAFRLPTGCIRLYIATDADAAGRHGVEGLSRRAQALRIVPLVLNPELGDFNEDLRRLGPERLTASLRSQLAPDDARAFLR; the protein is encoded by the coding sequence ATGCTTTCAGCCTCGCAACTGGCGGACCGCCTTGCGAAAAATGTCGAGGCGGTTTGCCGTCATTATCTCTCGGCCGGTCGTCGTCTCGGCAACTATTGGCTCGTCGGGGACGTTGCCAACAATAGCGGCCGCTCACTCTATGTTCATTTGGCTGGCCCACGTGCGGGTCACTGGACAGATTGCGCGACCGGACAGCACGGTGATTTGCTCGATCTCGTGCGAGAGACCTGCGACCTCGCCAGTTTCCGCGACGTCGCCGACGAGGCCCGACGCTTCCTCAGCCTTCCGCACCCGCCCTTGGTCGACGCTGATCGGCTGCCCTCCCGTGGGAGTAACGTGAACGATCACGTGTCGGCCGCGGCATCTGCGGTCGATCGCGCCAGGCGCTTGTTCCGTATGACACAGCCGCTCGCCGGCACAGTTGCAGACGCCTACCTGCGCGGACGCGCGATCCGGCACGGGGCTTTACACCCGGCCCTGCGCTTTCATCCCTGCTGCTACTACCGGGATCTCGCGACGGGTGTGACGAGCAGTTATCCGGCCGTGATCGCCGCAGTGACCGACGAAGTCGGTGCGATCACGGGCGTTCATCGCACCTATCTCGATAGCGCGGCACGCAAGCCGCGCAGCATCGGCAAAGCCCGGGTCGACACGCCGCGCCGAGCGCTCGGCAGGCTTCTCGGCAATGCGGTCCGCTTTCACTTCCCCCAACATGGCAGCGTTCCGGTGATGGTCGCCGGTGAGGGGATCGAGAGCATCCTGTCGCTTTCGGAGGTGATGCCTGCCATGCCGATGGTTGCCGCGCTGAGCGCCAACCACCTTGCAGCGTTCCGGCTCCCGACTGGATGTATCCGCCTCTACATCGCCACGGACGCGGATGCGGCCGGCCGCCACGGCGTCGAGGGCTTGAGCCGCCGGGCGCAGGCACTCCGAATCGTGCCGCTCGTGCTTAATCCGGAACTCGGTGATTTCAACGAGGACCTGCGTCGGCTCGGTCCTGAACGTCTCACGGCCAGCTTGCGATCGCAACTCGCGCCTGACGACGCCCGGGCCTTCCTACGATGA
- a CDS encoding DUF2493 domain-containing protein, which translates to MDLTLPADDAFEPHHTSSPTDRFIYEMQIYGHRPFQDEPDPRPLPEEPLVQTALTAVFDALTEMLGDTRLEPDLEDVLWSTVNLFHRSGERIQRELQRNEDAQRSGQSEQDGSEVKSVELERLIAEGTTLLERRNAFEFMRDYAGDLFEAQTGSAWRPRTGSKVSHANMTAAMIDSRDFLSARRRAETEVLIPGGTKIAFGGGIDYNDHERIWAKLDQALAKYPDMVLLHGGSPKGAERIAACWAEARKVTQIAFKPNWAKHAKAAPFRRNDEMLSVLPAGVVIFPGSGITGNLADKARRLGIPVWQVAGDGA; encoded by the coding sequence ATGGACCTGACCCTTCCCGCCGACGACGCCTTTGAACCCCACCACACCTCATCTCCGACCGACCGCTTCATCTACGAGATGCAGATCTACGGGCATCGTCCTTTCCAGGACGAACCGGACCCAAGGCCATTGCCCGAAGAGCCGCTCGTCCAGACGGCCCTGACCGCGGTCTTCGATGCCCTCACCGAGATGCTCGGCGACACGCGTCTGGAGCCCGATCTCGAGGACGTGCTCTGGTCGACCGTCAATCTCTTCCATCGCTCCGGCGAGCGCATCCAGCGCGAGCTTCAGCGCAACGAGGATGCACAGCGAAGCGGACAGAGCGAGCAGGACGGCTCGGAGGTGAAAAGCGTCGAGCTTGAGCGTCTCATCGCCGAGGGGACAACCCTTTTGGAGCGTCGCAACGCCTTCGAGTTCATGCGTGACTATGCCGGCGATCTCTTCGAAGCCCAAACAGGATCTGCATGGCGCCCGCGCACCGGATCGAAGGTCAGTCACGCCAATATGACTGCGGCGATGATCGACAGCCGCGACTTTCTCTCCGCCCGCCGCCGTGCCGAGACCGAGGTGCTGATTCCCGGCGGCACGAAGATCGCCTTCGGCGGCGGCATCGACTACAACGATCACGAACGGATCTGGGCGAAGCTCGACCAGGCCCTCGCCAAGTATCCCGACATGGTGCTGCTGCATGGCGGTTCGCCGAAAGGGGCCGAACGCATTGCGGCCTGCTGGGCCGAGGCGCGCAAGGTGACGCAGATCGCCTTCAAACCGAACTGGGCGAAGCACGCCAAGGCGGCACCTTTCCGGCGCAACGACGAGATGCTGTCGGTCCTACCCGCCGGGGTCGTCATCTTCCCCGGCTCCGGCATTACCGGCAATCTCGCCGACAAGGCGCGTCGCCTCGGTATTCCGGTCTGGCAGGTCGCTGGGGATGGCGCGTGA